The following are encoded in a window of Mycobacterium sp. ELW1 genomic DNA:
- a CDS encoding Rv0340 family IniB-related protein — translation MANSLLDFVMSLVRDPDAAARYAADPGGAIADAHLTDVTSADVNNLIPMVADSLSGPLSGAGFGPAAGTGDGNVWASGAATAAFDAFDHLPAAATAPEVHSVITDVAQHADQAPAMISDLGVDPGALNLPEAASQLTDTVLDHGVTPDAGQDWADPSAWGHGHLDDNHGATLTTPEDHAGFDLF, via the coding sequence ATGGCAAATTCGTTGCTGGACTTCGTGATGTCGCTCGTGCGAGATCCCGACGCCGCCGCACGCTACGCCGCGGACCCGGGCGGCGCCATCGCCGACGCCCATCTGACCGACGTGACCAGCGCCGACGTCAACAACCTGATTCCGATGGTGGCCGACTCGCTGTCGGGCCCGCTCTCCGGAGCCGGGTTCGGCCCCGCCGCAGGCACCGGCGACGGAAATGTGTGGGCGAGCGGAGCGGCGACGGCGGCATTCGACGCCTTCGACCACCTGCCCGCGGCCGCCACCGCACCCGAGGTCCACTCGGTGATCACCGATGTCGCCCAGCACGCGGATCAGGCTCCGGCGATGATCTCCGATCTCGGTGTCGACCCCGGCGCGCTGAACCTGCCGGAGGCCGCATCGCAGCTCACCGACACCGTGCTCGACCACGGCGTCACCCCCGACGCCGGCCAGGACTGGGCGGATCCGTCCGCCTGGGGTCACGGCCACCTCGACGACAACCATGGCGCCACCCTGACAACGCCGGAAGACCACGCCGGCTTCGACTTGTTCTGA
- a CDS encoding Hsp70 family protein → MSESLGLSIGATNLAAARPGRQPITRRSVLTLWDHRPPEVGVPSQNPELTSPNLTEAGQVFRGFVERAGDPVPLVAADGSPHRGEDLIADALEAMARAADDGSPVATVVVAVPAYWGAGAVGALRGALRTRPASSPNGIAPALISDATAALAALQADPGLPSQGVVALCDFGGSGANITLADAGANLQPIGETVRFTDLSGDHLDQALLTQVLAGIRDQANVDPASTNAVGALTRLRDECRQAKERLSSETATVVSAELPGFRADIRVTRPELEALIAEPLAGFLDTLGDVLERNRIPAVNLAAVATVGGGAAIPLLTQRLSEELRVPVITTPLPGLNAAIGSAVIAARGSAPDAPTGMAVAAADAPTGLAPAAWAAGTAGAAATESATDGSPSATFRALAWSQDDAPGAEPVPYSGDDYTFDYAQQAQATGMRPMVEFEPTDSETELVAAPVPWYRRPPLLFGIAAALAAVAVGGLAITLTSADSTPSTTTTRVTKPGDPTEAPATSVVPPQTVTITGNDGVPTESTIPATTTVIPTTTTTAPTTTTTTTTPSTTTTTTTTTTTTTTTTTPPTTTTTQPPTTTTQPPTTTQAPPTTTVKPITTTVAPPTTRDIITGVTSPPGA, encoded by the coding sequence TTGAGCGAATCGCTGGGGTTGTCGATCGGAGCGACCAACCTGGCGGCGGCACGTCCAGGCCGTCAGCCGATAACCCGCCGGTCGGTGTTGACGTTGTGGGACCACCGGCCGCCCGAGGTCGGCGTTCCCTCCCAGAACCCGGAGTTGACGAGCCCGAATCTCACCGAGGCCGGCCAGGTGTTCCGTGGCTTCGTCGAGCGGGCGGGCGATCCGGTGCCGTTGGTGGCCGCCGATGGTTCGCCGCATCGCGGCGAGGACTTGATAGCCGACGCGCTCGAGGCGATGGCTCGCGCCGCCGACGACGGCTCACCGGTCGCCACCGTGGTCGTCGCCGTCCCTGCGTACTGGGGTGCCGGTGCCGTGGGCGCCCTGCGTGGCGCGCTGCGCACCCGGCCTGCCTCGTCGCCCAACGGCATTGCGCCGGCGCTGATTTCCGATGCGACGGCCGCGCTGGCCGCGCTGCAGGCTGATCCAGGTCTGCCGTCGCAAGGGGTGGTGGCGCTGTGCGACTTCGGCGGCAGCGGTGCCAACATCACCCTCGCCGACGCCGGTGCCAACCTGCAGCCGATCGGCGAGACGGTCCGCTTCACGGATCTCTCCGGTGACCACCTCGACCAGGCGCTGCTGACCCAGGTGCTCGCCGGGATCCGCGATCAGGCCAACGTCGACCCGGCCAGCACCAACGCGGTCGGTGCGCTGACCCGGCTGCGCGACGAGTGCCGCCAGGCCAAGGAACGGCTGTCGTCGGAGACCGCGACAGTAGTGTCTGCCGAACTGCCCGGCTTCCGCGCCGATATCCGGGTCACCCGCCCGGAGCTGGAGGCGTTGATCGCCGAGCCGCTCGCCGGTTTCCTGGACACCCTCGGAGATGTGCTGGAGCGCAACAGGATCCCTGCGGTCAACCTGGCCGCTGTCGCAACCGTCGGCGGAGGTGCCGCGATACCGCTTCTGACGCAACGGCTTTCCGAAGAACTGCGCGTCCCGGTTATCACCACGCCGCTGCCGGGTCTCAACGCGGCCATCGGATCGGCCGTGATCGCCGCGCGCGGCAGCGCGCCGGACGCGCCGACGGGGATGGCAGTCGCTGCCGCCGACGCACCGACCGGGCTGGCTCCGGCGGCCTGGGCGGCCGGCACAGCGGGAGCGGCCGCGACCGAATCGGCCACCGACGGCTCGCCGTCGGCGACGTTTCGCGCGCTGGCCTGGTCGCAGGACGATGCGCCCGGCGCGGAGCCGGTACCGTATTCCGGCGACGACTACACCTTCGACTACGCGCAGCAGGCGCAGGCCACCGGGATGCGCCCGATGGTGGAGTTCGAGCCGACGGACTCCGAGACCGAACTGGTCGCCGCGCCGGTGCCGTGGTACCGGCGCCCGCCGCTGCTGTTCGGTATCGCAGCGGCCCTCGCGGCGGTGGCGGTCGGCGGTCTGGCGATCACCCTCACGAGTGCGGACAGCACACCGTCGACCACGACCACCCGGGTCACCAAACCCGGCGATCCCACCGAGGCGCCGGCCACGAGTGTCGTTCCGCCGCAGACGGTGACGATCACCGGCAACGACGGGGTTCCTACCGAGTCGACGATCCCGGCGACCACCACGGTCATACCGACGACCACCACCACCGCGCCTACCACGACCACCACAACGACCACGCCGTCGACCACGACGACGACCACAACCACCACAACGACGACCACAACCACCACAACTCCGCCGACGACCACCACCACACAGCCGCCGACCACGACTACGCAGCCGCCGACGACAACGCAGGCTCCGCCGACCACCACCGTCAAGCCGATCACCACCACCGTCGCGCCGCCGACCACCCGCGACATCATCACTGGCGTGACGTCGCCCCCAGGGGCCTGA
- the iniR gene encoding isoniazid response ATPase/transcriptional regulator IniR, whose translation MPDSIPAQGLSPAAHEALSVLGSGPVKMLVTGGVGTGKTTLLVAVREVLRGTGSPVVTRSSVDGDPADAAVVVDDAHLLSPGELQRLAELVADPSSTVVVAAQPRDHDEDLQALMTAIERERPRIALGPMTSAEISRRMTDPSGHPPRTELVTSILVATAGIPFLVDAALASARPYSAASITQAALFALNDRLRRLSEPDLDALLIASLSRDLGAADLAATLQVPSDEARLLIDRARATGLVEPAHSPHFLRGVHRAVAQILGNARHHDVETALLRSQIAMSTLSPDLALRLAEHGVRDEQLAEVLRRQAGAGRADPALLRAAVDAGAVELRAQLADALALAGESSSAASEADSLLASEDPAERAAAVRVAASVAMLNGNSAQASELFSWLGPYPDAAVSAAAAIVLTATGDAAAAERALAVPSAGPPTAASRAARTLAEGLLATLQGPYSAAATKLGAAMAAEYSAAQVLPDSPAALVTLAALHGGDPVRARSVIARAVRTDRDADEPLYGHRHRLLLGWTRMQDGQFAAAAADIAGLDGTHRRDALWTAALRTALARRGGDAGALQKHWYAAMEVLVEYSVDLFSLLPLGELWVASARIGQQDRLAPALEQAFGLLESLGNPPTWSVPLRWAGVHAGILASDPAAVAPHGQALTASAAHSPFAKALAVAGRTWLRVLAGQVDGDEVGAAARGLAQFGLTADATRLAGQAALQTNDPKVSGLMLQVARDLKLSAGDSAGDDGQQPLVSEASGPAPTGARQASSPLSDREREVAELLLLGMPYRDIGAQLFISAKTVEHHVARIRRRLGAESRSEMLSMLRAILSPQS comes from the coding sequence GTGCCCGATTCGATTCCAGCGCAGGGCCTTTCACCGGCTGCCCACGAGGCGCTCAGTGTCCTGGGGTCTGGGCCGGTCAAGATGCTGGTGACCGGCGGAGTCGGCACGGGCAAGACCACCCTGCTCGTCGCGGTTCGGGAAGTTCTGCGCGGCACCGGTTCCCCGGTCGTGACCCGCTCGTCGGTCGACGGCGACCCTGCCGATGCCGCCGTGGTGGTCGACGACGCGCACCTGCTGTCCCCGGGCGAGTTGCAGCGGCTCGCCGAGCTGGTCGCCGATCCGTCGTCGACGGTCGTGGTGGCGGCGCAGCCGCGGGACCACGACGAGGACCTGCAGGCCCTGATGACGGCGATCGAGCGGGAGCGGCCTCGAATCGCCCTGGGGCCGATGACATCTGCCGAGATATCCCGACGGATGACCGACCCGTCCGGCCATCCACCGCGCACCGAGTTGGTGACCAGCATTCTCGTCGCGACGGCGGGCATCCCGTTCCTGGTCGACGCGGCGCTGGCCTCCGCTCGCCCGTACTCGGCGGCGTCGATCACACAGGCTGCGCTGTTCGCGCTCAACGACCGGCTGCGCCGGCTCAGTGAACCCGACCTCGACGCGCTGCTGATCGCCTCGCTCAGCCGCGATCTCGGCGCCGCTGATCTGGCTGCGACACTTCAGGTTCCGTCCGATGAGGCCAGGCTGCTGATCGATCGGGCCCGTGCCACCGGACTGGTCGAACCTGCGCACAGTCCGCACTTCCTGCGCGGGGTGCACCGCGCCGTCGCGCAGATTCTCGGCAACGCGCGCCACCACGATGTCGAGACCGCGCTGCTGCGCTCACAGATCGCGATGTCCACGCTGTCACCGGACCTGGCGCTGCGGTTGGCCGAACACGGCGTGCGTGACGAGCAACTGGCCGAGGTGCTACGCAGGCAGGCCGGTGCAGGGCGCGCCGACCCGGCCCTGCTGCGCGCCGCAGTCGATGCCGGCGCGGTCGAACTGCGGGCACAGCTGGCCGATGCGCTGGCCCTGGCCGGCGAATCCTCCTCGGCCGCAAGCGAAGCGGACAGTCTCCTGGCGTCGGAGGATCCGGCTGAGCGGGCCGCGGCGGTCCGGGTGGCCGCCAGTGTCGCGATGCTCAACGGCAACTCGGCGCAGGCGTCCGAACTCTTCAGCTGGCTCGGCCCCTACCCGGACGCGGCGGTGAGCGCAGCCGCGGCGATCGTGCTCACCGCGACGGGCGATGCCGCCGCTGCCGAACGCGCGCTGGCCGTGCCGAGCGCGGGCCCCCCGACCGCGGCCTCCCGCGCTGCGCGCACCCTGGCAGAGGGACTGCTGGCGACGTTGCAAGGCCCCTATTCGGCGGCGGCGACCAAACTCGGCGCGGCGATGGCCGCGGAGTATTCAGCGGCCCAGGTACTACCGGACAGTCCGGCGGCTCTGGTCACGCTGGCCGCACTGCACGGCGGTGACCCGGTCCGCGCGCGCAGCGTGATCGCCCGTGCGGTGCGTACCGACCGGGACGCCGACGAGCCGCTGTACGGACATCGACACCGCCTGCTGCTCGGCTGGACGAGGATGCAGGACGGCCAATTCGCGGCGGCCGCCGCCGACATCGCCGGCCTCGACGGCACGCACCGCCGGGATGCGCTGTGGACGGCGGCACTGCGCACCGCGCTGGCCCGGCGCGGCGGCGATGCCGGCGCCCTGCAGAAGCACTGGTACGCCGCGATGGAGGTGCTGGTCGAGTATTCGGTCGACCTGTTCTCGTTGCTTCCGCTGGGTGAGCTGTGGGTGGCGTCGGCCCGGATCGGCCAGCAGGACCGGCTGGCGCCCGCTCTCGAGCAGGCGTTCGGGCTGCTGGAATCGCTGGGCAATCCGCCCACCTGGTCGGTGCCGCTGCGCTGGGCCGGCGTGCACGCCGGGATCCTGGCCAGTGATCCGGCCGCGGTGGCCCCGCACGGGCAGGCGCTGACCGCCTCCGCGGCGCACAGCCCGTTCGCCAAGGCGCTGGCCGTGGCCGGCCGGACCTGGTTGCGGGTGCTCGCCGGGCAGGTCGACGGCGACGAGGTCGGCGCCGCCGCCCGCGGATTGGCACAGTTCGGTCTGACCGCTGATGCCACCCGGCTGGCCGGTCAGGCGGCGCTGCAGACCAACGACCCCAAGGTGTCGGGACTCATGTTGCAGGTCGCCCGCGACCTGAAACTGTCGGCCGGCGACAGCGCGGGCGACGACGGCCAGCAGCCGCTGGTGTCCGAGGCGTCGGGGCCGGCACCGACGGGTGCGCGGCAGGCGTCCTCCCCGCTGTCGGATCGCGAGCGCGAGGTGGCCGAGCTGCTGTTGCTGGGCATGCCCTACCGCGATATCGGCGCGCAGCTGTTCATCTCCGCGAAGACCGTCGAGCACCACGTCGCCAGGATTCGTCGCCGTCTCGGTGCGGAGTCCCGCTCGGAAATGCTGTCGATGCTGCGGGCGATTCTGTCGCCGCAGAGCTGA
- a CDS encoding (Fe-S)-binding protein, translating to MTALDWGRLIIGLLATAIVLVFAARRVMFLTHLIRSGQPISDESGRKDNIPDRIKAQFTEVFGQKKLLKWSIPGIAHFFTMWGFFILATVYLEAYGVLFNPEFHIPIVGRWDALGFLQDFFAVAVLLGIIVFAIIRLRSEPKEYGRDSRFYGSHTGGAWLILFMIFLVILTYAIFRAASVNALGDAFPYGWGAFFSHALAKPLAPLGHTANEWIETIALMGHIGVMLAFLLIVLHSKHLHIGLAPINVTFKRLPNGLGPLLPVEYKGEPINFEDPAEDAVLGRGKIEDFTWKGYLDFTTCTECGRCQSQCPAWNTGKPLSPKLVIMNLRDHLFAKAPYIIGGKPIPNGENEAEQFASAEGGFVETKHDAHDHVPESGFERVMGSGPAQATRPLVGTAEQLGVIDPDVLWSCTTCGACVEQCPVDIEHIDHIVDMRRYQVMMESEFPSELGVLYKNLESKGNPWGQNAKERLTWIDEVEFDIPVYGKDVESFAGFEYLFWVGCAGAYEDRAKKTTKAVAELLAAAGVKFLVLGDGETCNGDSARRSGNEFLFQQLASQNVETLNDLFEGVERVDRKIVVTCPHCFNTLGREYPQVGGSYTVVHHTQLLNRLVRDKKLVPVKAVDGGANVTYHDPCYLGRHNKVYDAPRELIDASGVTLKEMPRHADRGLCCGAGGARMWMEEHIGKRVNHERVDEALTLDPAKIATGCPFCRVMITDGVGDRDKADEVEVLDVAQLLLGSLDLSGITLPEKGTAAREAEAAAAAAPAQAPPAPKAEPEPAPAAEAAAAAPSAPAKEAAPVKEAAPVKGLGLAGGAKRPGAKKAADAAPAAEAPAADAPAAQPVKGLGIAGGAKRPGAKKSAAAAPAAAASTAAPAAEAPAAAAPAAEAPVKGLGIASGAKRPGAKKSAAAAPAAAAPAAAPAAEAPAAAPAAEAPAEAPAAEAPAKPEPEVKGLGIAAGAKRPGAKKSAPAAAPAPAEAAAEPSAPEPAAPAEAKAEAAKAEEPKAEAPQAEQPPVKGLGIARGARPPGKR from the coding sequence GTGACCGCTCTCGACTGGGGTCGACTGATCATCGGCCTGCTGGCCACCGCCATCGTGTTGGTGTTTGCCGCACGGCGCGTAATGTTCCTCACCCACCTGATCCGGTCCGGTCAGCCGATCAGCGACGAGAGCGGCCGCAAGGACAACATCCCGGACCGCATCAAAGCGCAGTTCACCGAAGTCTTCGGCCAGAAGAAGCTGCTGAAGTGGTCCATCCCCGGCATCGCCCACTTCTTCACCATGTGGGGCTTCTTCATCCTCGCCACGGTGTATCTCGAGGCCTACGGCGTCCTGTTCAACCCGGAATTCCACATCCCGATCGTCGGTCGATGGGACGCGCTGGGCTTCCTCCAGGACTTCTTCGCTGTCGCCGTGCTGCTCGGCATCATCGTGTTCGCGATCATCCGGTTGCGCTCCGAGCCCAAGGAGTACGGGCGGGATTCCCGCTTCTACGGCTCACACACCGGCGGCGCCTGGCTGATCCTGTTCATGATCTTCCTGGTCATCCTGACCTACGCGATCTTCCGCGCCGCCTCGGTCAACGCGCTCGGCGATGCGTTCCCCTACGGCTGGGGTGCCTTCTTCTCCCACGCCCTCGCCAAGCCGCTCGCACCGCTGGGCCACACCGCCAACGAGTGGATCGAGACCATCGCGCTGATGGGCCACATCGGCGTCATGCTGGCGTTCCTGCTGATCGTGCTGCACTCCAAGCACCTGCACATCGGCCTGGCCCCGATCAACGTCACGTTCAAGCGCCTGCCCAACGGGCTGGGCCCGCTGCTGCCCGTCGAGTACAAGGGCGAGCCGATCAACTTCGAGGATCCCGCCGAGGATGCGGTGCTCGGTCGCGGCAAGATCGAGGACTTCACCTGGAAGGGCTACCTCGACTTCACCACGTGTACCGAGTGCGGTCGCTGCCAGTCGCAGTGCCCGGCATGGAACACCGGAAAGCCGTTGTCGCCCAAGCTCGTGATCATGAACCTTCGCGATCATCTGTTCGCGAAGGCGCCGTACATCATCGGCGGCAAGCCGATCCCCAACGGTGAGAACGAGGCCGAACAGTTCGCCTCCGCCGAGGGCGGTTTCGTCGAGACCAAGCACGACGCGCACGACCACGTTCCGGAGTCGGGCTTCGAACGCGTGATGGGCTCCGGCCCGGCGCAGGCGACCCGTCCGCTGGTGGGTACCGCCGAGCAGCTCGGCGTGATCGATCCCGACGTGCTGTGGTCGTGCACCACCTGCGGCGCCTGCGTCGAGCAGTGCCCGGTGGACATCGAGCACATCGACCACATCGTCGACATGCGCCGCTACCAGGTGATGATGGAGTCGGAATTCCCCAGCGAGCTGGGTGTGCTCTACAAGAACCTGGAATCCAAGGGCAACCCGTGGGGCCAGAACGCGAAGGAACGCCTCACCTGGATCGACGAGGTCGAGTTCGACATCCCGGTCTACGGCAAGGACGTCGAGTCGTTCGCCGGCTTCGAGTACCTGTTCTGGGTGGGCTGCGCCGGCGCATACGAGGACCGCGCCAAGAAGACCACCAAGGCGGTTGCCGAACTGCTGGCCGCTGCCGGCGTGAAGTTCCTGGTGCTCGGCGACGGCGAGACCTGCAACGGCGACTCGGCTCGCCGCTCCGGTAACGAGTTCCTGTTCCAGCAGCTGGCCTCGCAGAACGTCGAGACACTGAACGATCTGTTCGAAGGCGTCGAGCGGGTCGACCGCAAGATCGTCGTGACCTGCCCGCACTGCTTCAACACGCTGGGCCGCGAGTACCCGCAGGTCGGCGGCAGCTACACCGTGGTGCACCACACCCAGTTGCTGAACCGCCTGGTGCGCGACAAGAAGCTCGTCCCGGTCAAGGCTGTCGATGGTGGAGCCAACGTCACCTATCACGACCCGTGCTACCTGGGCCGGCACAACAAGGTCTACGACGCACCGCGTGAGCTGATCGACGCCTCGGGCGTGACGCTGAAGGAAATGCCGCGGCACGCCGATCGCGGCCTGTGCTGCGGCGCCGGTGGCGCGCGGATGTGGATGGAAGAGCACATCGGTAAGCGCGTGAACCACGAACGCGTCGACGAGGCGCTGACGCTGGATCCGGCCAAGATCGCCACCGGCTGCCCGTTCTGCCGGGTGATGATCACCGACGGTGTCGGCGACCGCGACAAGGCCGACGAGGTCGAGGTGCTCGACGTCGCCCAGCTGCTGCTGGGCTCGCTGGACTTGAGCGGTATCACGCTGCCGGAGAAGGGCACGGCCGCACGCGAGGCTGAGGCTGCCGCCGCTGCGGCACCGGCGCAGGCGCCTCCCGCGCCGAAGGCCGAGCCCGAGCCGGCTCCCGCCGCCGAGGCTGCCGCGGCCGCGCCGTCGGCACCGGCCAAGGAAGCCGCGCCGGTCAAAGAAGCCGCGCCGGTCAAGGGGCTGGGTCTTGCGGGCGGCGCCAAGCGCCCCGGCGCCAAGAAGGCCGCCGATGCGGCTCCTGCCGCCGAGGCTCCCGCTGCCGACGCTCCGGCCGCCCAGCCCGTCAAGGGCCTCGGCATCGCCGGCGGCGCCAAGCGACCCGGCGCCAAGAAGTCGGCGGCCGCCGCTCCGGCTGCCGCGGCATCGACTGCGGCTCCCGCCGCTGAGGCACCGGCTGCCGCCGCGCCTGCCGCAGAAGCGCCCGTCAAGGGGCTCGGCATCGCTTCGGGCGCCAAGCGACCCGGCGCCAAGAAGTCGGCGGCCGCCGCTCCGGCTGCCGCGGCACCGGCTGCTGCTCCCGCTGCTGAGGCACCGGCTGCTGCTCCCGCTGCTGAGGCACCGGCTGAAGCCCCCGCGGCCGAGGCACCGGCCAAGCCCGAGCCGGAAGTCAAGGGCCTCGGCATCGCCGCGGGTGCCAAGCGACCCGGCGCCAAGAAGTCCGCTCCGGCAGCAGCGCCTGCTCCGGCCGAAGCCGCAGCTGAGCCGTCGGCGCCTGAGCCGGCCGCACCGGCTGAAGCCAAAGCCGAAGCCGCCAAGGCGGAGGAGCCGAAAGCCGAAGCGCCTCAGGCCGAACAGCCTCCGGTGAAGGGCCTCGGCATCGCCAGGGGTGCGCGGCCGCCGGGCAAGCGCTAG
- a CDS encoding HNH endonuclease signature motif containing protein — translation MRSIDAVLRALDDCVEALATVDLDALSAPERFVVLERLEKARRRQVAASHALVARLEQFEGCPPVPITLADVLRVSPREAKRRIRDAEQLVQRRALTGEPLPPLLPETATAWGAGELDGEHLRVIQKFFRDLPDHVPSTEVEKAERILAQKATVLRPDQLENVAHRLALHLNPDGTFSDEDRARKRGFVWCGAQGVDGMSVGRLVADPELRSELDAWLAKFAAPGMCNPADETPTVTPSDEVIQRDSRSHAQRQHDALKALVRGQLGDPKFGKHNGLPVTVIVSATLQDIHAQTGQAVTAGGTMLPIPDVIRMAAHAYHYLALFDGTDGRALWLGRTKRIASADQRIMLHSKDRGCTRPGCNAPGYHSGVHHAARDWSRGGNTDIDDLTLACPPDNQLVETGGWSTRKLPDGSTQWIPPPDLPMLREGVNDFHHPERLLGNDDGDAA, via the coding sequence ATGCGTTCGATAGACGCGGTATTGCGGGCGCTCGACGATTGCGTCGAGGCACTGGCCACCGTCGATCTCGATGCGTTGTCTGCGCCCGAGCGCTTTGTGGTCCTGGAGCGTTTGGAGAAAGCGCGGCGCCGCCAAGTGGCGGCCTCGCATGCGCTGGTAGCGCGCTTGGAACAGTTCGAGGGTTGTCCTCCGGTCCCGATCACGCTGGCCGATGTGCTGCGGGTCAGTCCGCGCGAGGCGAAGCGGCGGATCCGGGATGCCGAGCAACTGGTGCAGCGGCGGGCGTTGACCGGTGAGCCGCTGCCACCCCTGCTCCCTGAGACGGCGACCGCCTGGGGCGCGGGTGAGCTGGACGGTGAACACCTACGGGTGATCCAGAAGTTCTTCCGCGACCTGCCCGACCACGTGCCGTCGACCGAGGTGGAGAAGGCCGAACGCATCTTGGCGCAGAAGGCCACGGTCTTGCGGCCCGATCAATTGGAGAACGTCGCGCACCGGCTGGCGCTTCATCTCAATCCGGACGGCACGTTCTCCGACGAGGACCGCGCGCGTAAGCGCGGATTCGTATGGTGTGGCGCGCAGGGCGTCGACGGCATGAGCGTAGGCAGGCTCGTCGCGGATCCGGAGTTGCGCTCGGAGCTTGACGCCTGGCTGGCCAAGTTCGCCGCGCCCGGGATGTGCAACCCAGCCGATGAGACGCCAACGGTCACTCCCAGTGATGAAGTGATCCAGCGGGATTCGCGCAGTCATGCCCAGCGTCAACACGATGCGCTAAAGGCTTTGGTACGCGGGCAGTTGGGTGATCCGAAGTTCGGCAAGCACAACGGCTTGCCGGTCACGGTGATCGTCAGCGCCACGCTGCAGGACATTCACGCCCAGACCGGGCAGGCGGTCACAGCCGGCGGCACGATGTTGCCGATCCCGGACGTGATCCGGATGGCCGCCCATGCGTATCACTACCTCGCCCTGTTCGACGGGACCGATGGGCGGGCGTTGTGGCTGGGGCGCACCAAGCGCATCGCCTCTGCGGACCAGCGAATCATGTTGCACAGCAAGGACCGCGGCTGCACCAGACCCGGCTGCAACGCGCCGGGCTATCACAGTGGAGTGCACCACGCCGCACGAGACTGGTCTCGGGGCGGCAATACCGACATCGACGACCTCACGTTGGCCTGCCCACCGGATAATCAACTCGTCGAGACCGGCGGGTGGAGCACCCGCAAACTGCCCGACGGCAGCACCCAGTGGATACCGCCGCCGGACCTGCCGATGCTGCGCGAGGGCGTCAACGACTTCCATCACCCCGAGCGGTTACTCGGGAATGACGATGGCGACGCGGCCTAG
- a CDS encoding IniB N-terminal domain-containing protein: MLSLLDWILDLFRNEDAARAFVAAPEQTMRDAGFAGVSAAQVSTLAATAVPGLVLGGGDPVVGLQRAVSNQYGFAPAYQPVYAPSPTFAPQTDLASHNDTSLLSPDQNAGGNAQQGGFNLGFGDITFGNKTTNTATNGGVVVDGNNKGDIVSGDGAVLGNGNDVNNGHVVAGTGSNVAIGHSHIHDDGTTATGGSTVIKDNSGTVLHDVDASGGNGGGASAGGSLIGLGGGHASGGNAGGGGITIVDNHPSTNSGNTASSPVNTQTHTTTTLTDHSDNSVHQTTVTDSSTHDSSSHSLFDAGHDTTLVNSHLDNSHDMALASGNHLLGL; encoded by the coding sequence ATGCTCTCTCTCCTCGACTGGATCCTTGACCTGTTCCGCAACGAGGACGCCGCACGGGCGTTCGTCGCCGCGCCGGAGCAAACCATGCGCGACGCCGGGTTCGCCGGTGTGTCCGCCGCCCAGGTCTCGACGCTGGCCGCCACCGCCGTTCCCGGCCTGGTGCTCGGCGGCGGGGACCCGGTCGTCGGCCTGCAGCGCGCGGTGTCCAACCAGTACGGTTTCGCGCCGGCCTACCAGCCGGTCTACGCGCCGTCGCCGACCTTCGCGCCGCAGACCGACCTGGCCAGCCACAACGACACCTCGCTGCTGAGCCCGGATCAGAATGCCGGCGGCAACGCCCAGCAGGGTGGCTTCAATCTCGGCTTCGGCGACATCACCTTCGGCAACAAGACCACGAATACCGCCACCAACGGTGGCGTGGTGGTCGACGGCAACAACAAGGGTGACATCGTCAGCGGAGACGGCGCCGTGCTGGGCAACGGCAACGACGTGAACAACGGTCACGTGGTCGCCGGAACCGGCTCCAACGTCGCGATCGGCCACAGCCACATCCACGACGACGGCACCACCGCCACCGGCGGCAGCACCGTGATCAAGGACAACAGTGGCACGGTCCTGCACGACGTCGACGCCAGCGGCGGGAACGGCGGCGGAGCGTCGGCCGGCGGCAGCCTGATCGGCCTCGGCGGCGGGCACGCCTCCGGCGGCAACGCGGGCGGCGGCGGCATCACGATCGTCGACAACCACCCGTCGACCAACAGCGGCAACACGGCCAGCTCGCCGGTCAACACCCAGACCCACACCACCACCACGCTGACCGACCACTCCGACAACTCGGTGCACCAGACCACGGTCACCGACAGCTCGACGCACGACTCGTCCAGCCACTCGCTGTTCGACGCCGGTCACGACACCACGCTGGTGAACAGCCACCTCGACAACAGCCATGACATGGCGTTGGCGTCTGGCAACCACCTGCTGGGCTTGTAG